CGGTAAAGTCCGCGTTGTAATACCCTTCTCCGCCGTTATTGGAATTTGATTGATCATTCGGTCCCTGTTGCTGATTAGGATTGCCGTAAAGCTTTTCGGATATCTTGTAAAGAGTCTGAGTAAGATCGTTTGTGTCGTTCTTTATTGCGGCATAATCTTCAGTCTTCAAGGTTTCCTTGAGCTTTTCTATTGCAGCAGTAACAGGAGCTTTGTCATCAGCCGTGATTTTGTCGCCGGCGTCGTTCATAACCTTTTCTGATTGGAAAATCGTATTTTCCGCGCTGTTTCGTATTTCTACGTTTTCCTTAAGCTTTTTGTCTTCAGCTTCATGTATTTCCGCTTCTTTAACAGCGCGTTCAATATCATCTTTGGACATATTCGTAGACGATGATATAGTGATATTTTGTTGTTTGCCTGTGCCTTTATCTTTTGCCGAAACATTGACTATGCCGTTTGCATCAATATCGAATGTAACTTCTATCTGAGGAACACCGCGCATTGCCGGAGGAATCCCGTCGAGAGTAAATCTGCCAAGCGTTTTGTTGTCACGCGCCATTTCACGCTCGCCTTGGAGAACATGGATCTCAACCGAGGTTTGATTATTAGCAGCGGTTGAATAAACCTGGCTCTTCTTGACAGGAATTGTTGTATTTCTTTCAATAAGCTTGTTGAACACGCCTCCAAGAGTTTCAATACCAAGAGACAGCGGAGTGACATCGAGAAGCAGGACGTCTTTTACATCTCCGCCGAGAACTGCCGCCTGTATAGCTGCGCCGACTGCTACGCATTCATCGGGATTAATGCCCTTGAATGGATCTTTGCCTATGAAGTTTTTGACTGCATCCTGTACCGCCGGGGTTCTTGAGGAACCGCCGACAAGAAGAACCTTGTTGATCTGAGCCGGTGTGAGCCCTGCATCGGAAAGCGCCTGTTTTGTCGGTCCCATCGTCTTTTCAACCAAATCGGCTGTAAGCTCGTTGAATTTCGCTCTTGAAAGAGTTGTGTCAAAATTCTTCGGTCCGTTAGCGTCTGAATAAATAAACGGAAGAGTTATATCAGTTGACTGCATGCTGGAAAGCTCGATTTTAGCTTTTTCTGCCGCTTCCTTGAGCCTCTGGTGAGCAGTTT
This sequence is a window from Oscillospiraceae bacterium. Protein-coding genes within it:
- the dnaK gene encoding molecular chaperone DnaK — its product is MAKIIGIDLGTTNSCVAVFEGGEPVVIPNAEGARTTPSVVAFSKTGERMVGQIAKRQAIINPDRTISSIKRDMGSNRKVSIDAKNYTPQEISAMILQKLKTDAENYLGSPVSQAVITVPAYFSDAQRQATKDAGKIAGLEVLRIINEPTAAALAYGIDKEAEQKIMIFDLGGGTFDVSILEISDGVFEVLATAGNNRLGGDDFDERIINWMADKFFKDNQIDLRKDKTAHQRLKEAAEKAKIELSSMQSTDITLPFIYSDANGPKNFDTTLSRAKFNELTADLVEKTMGPTKQALSDAGLTPAQINKVLLVGGSSRTPAVQDAVKNFIGKDPFKGINPDECVAVGAAIQAAVLGGDVKDVLLLDVTPLSLGIETLGGVFNKLIERNTTIPVKKSQVYSTAANNQTSVEIHVLQGEREMARDNKTLGRFTLDGIPPAMRGVPQIEVTFDIDANGIVNVSAKDKGTGKQQNITISSSTNMSKDDIERAVKEAEIHEAEDKKLKENVEIRNSAENTIFQSEKVMNDAGDKITADDKAPVTAAIEKLKETLKTEDYAAIKNDTNDLTQTLYKISEKLYGNPNQQQGPNDQSNSNNGGEGYYNADFTDNSDKK